Proteins co-encoded in one Chitinophagales bacterium genomic window:
- a CDS encoding N(4)-(beta-N-acetylglucosaminyl)-L-asparaginase, with the protein MHTRRNFLFQSILTTFGLTFNSCYTETNATSKMSTDPKNNFKPTVISTWNHGLSANETAWKVIEAGGKAIDAVEAGVRIVEANPNITSVGYGGFPDRDGKVTLDACIMDEMGNCGSVCFLQYIKHPISVARKVMEITPHVILAGEGALQFAVEQGFEKENLLTPESKTAWEEWKKESKYQPIINIENHDTIGLLAIDQKGNISGACTTSGLAFKMHGRVGDSPIIGAGLFVDNEVGGATATGMGEAVLKTLGSFLVVELMRQGKTPQEACEEAVMRIVKKQAYQDFQIGYLAIDKQGNYGAYCIHSGFDFAVHQEGKNQLVNSDFYTK; encoded by the coding sequence ATGCACACACGCCGCAACTTCTTATTCCAATCCATCTTAACCACTTTCGGTTTGACCTTCAACAGTTGCTATACCGAAACCAATGCTACTTCAAAAATGTCAACAGATCCAAAAAACAACTTCAAGCCCACCGTTATCTCGACTTGGAACCACGGTTTATCCGCCAATGAGACCGCTTGGAAAGTCATTGAAGCGGGTGGCAAAGCGATTGATGCCGTTGAAGCGGGAGTACGAATCGTTGAGGCCAACCCCAATATCACTTCGGTAGGTTATGGCGGATTTCCCGACAGAGATGGCAAAGTTACTTTGGACGCTTGTATCATGGACGAAATGGGCAATTGCGGCTCGGTTTGTTTTTTGCAGTACATCAAACACCCTATTTCCGTCGCTCGAAAGGTAATGGAGATCACGCCTCACGTTATATTGGCAGGAGAAGGTGCGCTTCAATTTGCAGTCGAACAAGGTTTTGAGAAAGAAAATCTGCTCACCCCCGAATCAAAAACTGCATGGGAAGAATGGAAAAAGGAATCCAAATACCAACCCATCATCAATATCGAAAACCACGATACGATTGGCTTGTTGGCAATTGACCAAAAAGGGAACATTTCGGGAGCTTGTACTACCAGTGGCTTGGCCTTCAAAATGCACGGACGGGTTGGTGATTCTCCAATTATCGGCGCAGGTTTGTTTGTCGATAATGAAGTCGGCGGAGCAACTGCCACTGGTATGGGAGAAGCAGTTTTGAAAACGTTGGGTTCGTTTTTGGTGGTGGAATTGATGCGGCAAGGCAAAACACCTCAGGAGGCTTGTGAGGAAGCAGTGATGCGGATTGTGAAAAAACAGGCATACCAAGATTTTCAGATTGGTTATTTAGCGATAGACAAACAGGGAAATTATGGAGCATATTGTATTCATTCGGGATTTGACTTTGCAGTGCATCAGGAGGGGAAAAATCAGTTGGTGAATAGTGATTTTTACACCAAGTAA
- a CDS encoding NAD(P)-dependent alcohol dehydrogenase yields MKTALYNSYGSTEVIEIKDVPIPTLKQSELLIKVEAAGLNPKDILLRKGKFQGLSGKKFPKQIGFDFAGIIEDSHHSTIFKKGDAVFGMVNGWNGRCCSEYVNVAENELYHLPTNISFEETAGIPLAGQTALQAIRDEADLRTGQSICINGASGGVGTLAIQIAKELGGIVTTISSQKNIALCQSLGADHAIDYNQTDINRSHQKFDVFFDVFGNYSFKLISQNLTKRGVYVTTVPSLSIIRDKAANLFRRKKARLVVVRSKSSDLQWLSNKIVSQKIVPVIDKIFPLDDMKAAQKQIETKRAKGKVIIKL; encoded by the coding sequence ATGAAAACAGCCCTCTACAATTCTTATGGTAGCACAGAAGTTATTGAAATCAAAGATGTTCCCATCCCTACTTTGAAGCAAAGCGAATTACTAATCAAAGTCGAAGCAGCAGGACTCAATCCCAAAGATATTCTACTGAGAAAAGGTAAGTTCCAAGGACTTTCAGGAAAAAAATTCCCCAAACAAATAGGATTTGATTTTGCAGGAATAATTGAAGACAGCCATCACAGCACTATTTTCAAAAAAGGTGATGCTGTTTTTGGAATGGTAAATGGTTGGAATGGAAGATGTTGTTCAGAATATGTGAATGTTGCAGAAAATGAATTGTATCACCTACCTACAAACATTTCTTTTGAAGAAACTGCAGGTATTCCTCTTGCAGGTCAGACTGCTCTTCAGGCCATCAGAGATGAAGCCGACCTTCGAACAGGTCAAAGCATCTGTATCAATGGTGCTTCGGGAGGTGTCGGAACATTAGCCATACAAATTGCGAAGGAGTTGGGCGGAATTGTAACCACCATTTCAAGTCAAAAAAACATCGCCCTATGTCAATCTTTGGGAGCAGACCATGCCATTGATTACAACCAAACAGACATCAATAGAAGCCACCAAAAATTTGATGTATTCTTCGATGTTTTCGGGAATTATTCCTTCAAATTGATTTCCCAGAACTTAACCAAACGTGGTGTGTATGTAACGACTGTCCCAAGTCTCAGCATAATAAGAGACAAAGCTGCCAACCTTTTTAGAAGGAAAAAAGCCAGATTGGTAGTTGTTAGGTCCAAATCATCTGATCTTCAATGGCTCTCTAACAAAATTGTATCTCAAAAAATAGTTCCTGTCATTGACAAAATTTTTCCTTTGGATGATATGAAAGCAGCCCAAAAGCAAATTGAAACAAAACGAGCCAAAGGAAAGGTAATTATCAAATTATAA
- a CDS encoding TRAP transporter large permease subunit — translation MELLAIILFITIFILILRGYPVAFTLGGVSTLFALGIIVFAPEYLSFSDFRLLVSRYMGQMNNYVLMAVPLFIFMGIMLEKSGLAEGLLETMALLFGKLKGGLAISVVLVGALLAASTGIVGATVVTMGLISLPTMLKRGYDIPLATGTIASSGTLGIIIPPSIMLVLLADTINSSNRGASAVDVGTMFAAALLPGLLLVIAYIVYILIYSNIRKDVAPPMTDEEIAVFRGEGFVKRVVQAFVLPFVLIVAVLGSIFAGIASPTEAAAVGALGATLLTILQKGLSFDILKEVMQETTHITAMVFMILLGATTFTLIFRELGGDDYLVELITQSNLSPMLFLGLVMVVIFIAGFFIDFIEIIFIIVPVVTPIFNAFEMDMLWVGILIAMNLQTSFLTPPFGFSLFYLKGVAPPEVTTQHIYKGIVPFIAVQLMFIAMVVAYPEFIYMLFGKS, via the coding sequence ATGGAACTATTAGCAATCATTTTATTCATCACCATTTTTATCCTGATTCTTAGAGGTTATCCCGTTGCCTTCACTTTAGGCGGCGTTTCCACCTTATTCGCATTGGGAATCATCGTTTTTGCGCCTGAATACTTGAGTTTTTCGGATTTTAGGCTGTTGGTTTCGAGGTACATGGGACAGATGAACAACTATGTCTTGATGGCAGTTCCTTTGTTTATTTTCATGGGCATCATGCTCGAAAAATCGGGCTTAGCAGAAGGACTTTTAGAAACTATGGCCTTGTTGTTTGGTAAATTGAAGGGAGGTTTAGCCATTTCGGTCGTGCTTGTAGGAGCATTGTTGGCGGCTTCAACGGGTATCGTGGGTGCAACCGTTGTTACGATGGGTTTGATCAGTTTACCGACCATGCTCAAACGTGGTTATGACATTCCGCTTGCCACAGGAACTATTGCCTCATCGGGTACTTTGGGTATCATTATTCCCCCTTCTATCATGTTGGTTTTACTGGCCGATACCATCAACAGCAGCAACAGAGGGGCTTCTGCTGTTGATGTCGGAACCATGTTTGCGGCTGCTTTATTGCCAGGATTGTTGCTTGTCATAGCCTACATTGTTTACATCCTCATCTATTCCAACATACGCAAAGATGTTGCCCCACCTATGACAGACGAAGAGATTGCAGTATTTAGAGGAGAAGGATTTGTCAAACGAGTTGTACAGGCTTTTGTATTGCCATTCGTCTTGATTGTTGCTGTATTGGGTTCTATTTTTGCAGGTATCGCCTCTCCAACCGAAGCGGCAGCCGTTGGGGCTTTGGGTGCAACTTTATTGACGATTCTCCAAAAAGGTTTGTCTTTTGATATTTTGAAGGAGGTGATGCAAGAAACTACACACATCACTGCAATGGTGTTTATGATTCTACTGGGAGCAACTACTTTTACACTCATTTTCAGAGAATTGGGAGGAGATGATTATTTGGTGGAGTTGATTACACAATCCAACCTCTCCCCTATGCTGTTTTTGGGTTTGGTCATGGTGGTAATCTTCATTGCAGGTTTTTTCATTGATTTCATCGAAATCATTTTCATCATAGTTCCAGTAGTGACTCCTATCTTCAATGCTTTTGAAATGGATATGCTTTGGGTAGGTATCTTGATTGCCATGAATTTACAAACCTCTTTCCTTACACCTCCTTTCGGATTTTCCCTATTTTACCTCAAAGGTGTGGCTCCACCAGAAGTGACCACACAACACATTTACAAAGGCATTGTGCCGTTTATTGCTGTCCAATTGATGTTCATTGCCATGGTCGTTGCTTATCCAGAGTTTATTTACATGCTGTTTGGGAAATCGTAG
- a CDS encoding TRAP transporter small permease subunit translates to MNKLIHLLERISEWAGKAVSYLTAALVFLICYDVLMRYLFNSSQIWMTEVEIYCFALIFLFGSAYAFQKDKHVRVDVFYANYPPKKKAWINLLGGLFLLLPWCVVILIVSFDYAMTSFNMGEGSPQPGGLPALYLLKFSIFIGFLLLFLQGIASVLKSIAEIRQPIDS, encoded by the coding sequence ATGAATAAATTAATTCACCTATTAGAACGCATTAGCGAATGGGCTGGAAAAGCGGTAAGTTATCTCACAGCAGCTTTGGTCTTTCTGATTTGCTACGATGTATTGATGCGTTACCTTTTCAATTCCAGTCAAATTTGGATGACCGAAGTAGAAATTTATTGCTTTGCGTTGATTTTTTTGTTTGGAAGTGCCTATGCTTTCCAAAAAGACAAGCACGTTCGAGTAGATGTATTTTACGCCAATTACCCTCCCAAAAAAAAGGCATGGATTAATTTGTTGGGAGGCCTATTTTTACTGCTCCCGTGGTGTGTGGTCATTCTAATCGTTTCGTTTGACTACGCCATGACCTCTTTTAATATGGGCGAAGGTTCTCCACAACCCGGTGGATTACCCGCCTTGTACCTTTTGAAGTTTTCTATATTTATTGGCTTTTTGCTGTTGTTTTTACAGGGCATTGCCTCCGTTTTGAAGTCTATCGCAGAGATTAGGCAGCCCATTGATTCTTAA
- a CDS encoding sigma-70 family RNA polymerase sigma factor: MKKQAFEQLKKSVQQGDTSPLSLVVKAVAPKCIRQLQLKFGCSVAEAKDIFSDAFIKFHDLLVANKINHGNISAYIFAICRSIYIDKHSKKRNLTKRKEVLIDHQEEMTAQQLFRKEDAQNDLVFNPLIKEEEEQEQLKQQKNEMEIIVKALKLMHPRCRQLLTLAIMHKMRYAEIVEIMGFANTQTVKSAKYNCLKKLKDIIKNTDK; this comes from the coding sequence ATGAAGAAACAAGCATTTGAGCAGTTAAAAAAATCGGTTCAGCAGGGCGACACGTCACCTTTAAGTTTGGTTGTCAAGGCAGTAGCCCCCAAATGCATTCGACAACTGCAATTGAAGTTTGGCTGTTCCGTTGCCGAAGCAAAGGATATTTTTTCAGATGCCTTCATCAAATTCCACGATTTATTGGTAGCCAATAAAATAAATCACGGAAACATCAGTGCCTATATTTTTGCAATCTGTCGAAGCATTTACATTGACAAGCACAGCAAAAAACGAAACTTGACCAAAAGGAAAGAGGTGCTAATAGACCATCAAGAGGAAATGACAGCACAACAGTTGTTTCGGAAAGAAGATGCTCAAAACGATCTCGTTTTCAATCCTTTGATAAAGGAAGAGGAGGAACAAGAACAACTCAAACAGCAAAAAAACGAAATGGAAATCATCGTCAAAGCATTGAAACTTATGCACCCACGCTGTCGTCAATTGCTGACCTTGGCCATCATGCATAAAATGCGGTATGCAGAAATTGTGGAAATTATGGGTTTTGCGAATACCCAAACAGTGAAAAGTGCCAAATACAATTGTCTGAAGAAACTCAAGGATATTATCAAAAATACGGACAAATGA
- a CDS encoding carboxypeptidase-like regulatory domain-containing protein: MKTNFILFFQTIILGLFLCSFADLKAQNKPNTSSKQSDIAAWYKITDEEAEQILKGKQEIEDSTLLHSLTGMASREEFYPKNIEHKGYYLKVSVNAENLDFELRSFNSISAQILNIQRGFALRVVDSMGILLQNADVTYNNKRLPFEAATQTYRCQKCKKRGLLVIKALEETVLYEVEKEDNYWRSKPFFQTKVGKIVKFPYTLAQRFWRKLKTFSFFEKKYHGKEYQGYIACNQPKYQPLDTVKVKAFITNRKGKPLTQILEARLQKGKYDRKAIWKQDVEPNRKGNYEVELVLGDSLQLDETYSIGLYNTKPNQYSSLMSQSFDYEDYELDAIEYSFKSDKEKYAAEDSIELHLSATYKTGLYVPDAFVKLTARTRVLDYTDKVDNFQADEVLVKDTIWTHSQVLNASDTTLIYFPLSALPNANAKIWVDAEFTDSSGELQGQSLSFEVTQKNVEAGCLQLRLEGAYVIAECIENGTSVPKKVSFDIMGMDSEIYGQRVVELPYSERVNGGVSTYWILSIDGDESTSLDMEKLQPNIEAGNYQQNDSIYIYLQNPRQIPVYYSIYEGKKLLQQGETEEERFVWQHIKGGKENYFIEYSYLWADEPNKQLRQFDFPKNRLDIRIEQPKNIQPSEKVTVKISVKDHQKKAASKVNLLAGAINGQFETFDNFSGPYLRQKKAKEPKGFPVLELNLLDSEKGKKNVERMWYKKLQLEQKTYYQLRYPDKGVFMQMDSIEEISPQDTFYRSIAQFAPHLVKDGKEQPIYLIFCNRQLVHYYEVNSNAPYSFVGQNGYNQIEIRGRDFSYTIDSVLLKNGHKLTFSIDENHYLQSEQARHIHRQAAKPELSKQELNLLKQQIFFLRTPYEKLGDYYVLQDAHTIHPIEAKRSGTWQIGPFFPRNNLTLIRKNHYHNTFLFEEGFEYEIEAQRERLYENKHFDKPFPLPYSLPQKPIGQVLFHPKNIVTQDTLLKISFDTKAYRTNRKNGLYKLEYITQKNLKDDLFAIVLMANDSTYGVYEPNTRQWNNLPPHDYQLLLVKNSGAYFQKSFKIEANALTFQRIDTTANFVVDSAYQFLNGLTQKRFQPISKKKIPEQKVKKYFGNIKSNGVSGVEGQITDKETGEPLIGVNVVVKGTTTGTVTDIDGFYRLDLIADDYTLEVSYIGYETTTMNTMVTTYGHQEFNLELEESKLSLDEVVIVGYSTFKRGRGDYMGIIGNLKREDQTVTSKMIVSMPTLNVSSIAGMAAGVYQGNDKYDVLTITGARDSATEYYIDGIKVRGLDSLPNSALSDSKVQLRSNFSDYAYWQPNLLTDQNGEAYFTVTFPDNSTQWRTFVLGMNDKEQGGFASTKTNAFKKIMGQLSVPRFLIEGDETAILGKSLNYTEDSIHIETQFKMNEEVLQSNSANIKEALIEKTNITAPSNRDSLIMTYLLTTQDGYGDGEKRQIPILKKGVEETTGDFYVLENDTPLQLSFNGNLGEVHLYAQNSIFDLLQKDLDYLQNYPFGCNEQNASRLMAFLLEKEIKAQLEEPFRHEQEIRKTIKKLEKAQNNNGSWGWWQNGKTNPWMSLYVTKALQKAKDMGYIIPAINTALKHITNSLPQNLSASISTSRNLNPPLLMKMKMNSNRQLLNTLAFLSEIGQNADYEKYLKSIESNLSEPTLYDQLQILKIRQIWDLPHDLQLLDSLRQESTFGNFYWGKNGYGWYDNAIQNTLLAFNIYQRANRTEDCQKIIGYLLERRGRNCWRNTFETAQILQAILPTLLKESGGKLEENQLVLSGAFDQTITEFPFEAKVLINKSLTVHKTGSTPLYFTTNQSFWNPKPKAKSDVFAVQTSWQNAQSESLQSLKAAEKATLKVDIEVKESAEYVMIEVPIPAGCSYGNKGKNSNPYEVHREYFKEKVAIFCENLPVGKHSFEVPLEARYTGDYTVNPAKVEQMYFPVFYGRNELQRIEID, translated from the coding sequence ATGAAAACCAATTTTATACTTTTTTTTCAAACCATCATCTTGGGTTTATTCTTGTGTTCATTTGCCGATTTAAAGGCGCAAAATAAACCTAACACCTCTTCCAAACAAAGCGATATAGCTGCGTGGTACAAAATCACCGATGAAGAAGCCGAGCAAATTTTGAAGGGAAAGCAGGAAATTGAAGATAGCACTTTGCTGCACAGCTTGACGGGTATGGCTTCAAGAGAAGAATTTTACCCCAAAAACATCGAACACAAAGGCTATTACCTAAAAGTGAGTGTAAACGCCGAAAATCTTGATTTTGAACTTCGAAGCTTCAATAGCATTTCTGCACAAATATTGAACATTCAGCGAGGATTTGCGCTCCGTGTGGTAGATTCAATGGGGATTTTACTGCAAAATGCAGATGTCACCTACAACAACAAAAGACTGCCTTTTGAAGCCGCAACACAAACCTACCGATGCCAAAAATGCAAGAAAAGAGGCTTATTGGTCATCAAAGCTTTGGAGGAAACGGTCTTGTATGAAGTGGAGAAAGAAGATAACTATTGGCGTTCAAAACCCTTTTTTCAGACCAAAGTGGGCAAAATTGTCAAGTTTCCCTATACGCTTGCCCAACGTTTTTGGAGGAAACTAAAGACCTTTAGCTTCTTTGAAAAAAAGTATCATGGCAAGGAATACCAAGGTTATATCGCCTGCAACCAACCCAAATACCAACCGCTCGACACCGTAAAAGTGAAAGCATTTATCACCAACCGAAAAGGCAAACCTTTGACCCAAATCCTAGAGGCAAGGCTTCAAAAAGGAAAGTATGACCGAAAAGCGATTTGGAAACAAGATGTTGAACCCAATAGAAAAGGAAATTATGAAGTAGAGTTGGTCTTGGGCGATTCCCTTCAATTGGACGAAACCTATAGCATTGGTTTGTATAACACAAAGCCAAACCAATACAGTTCGTTGATGTCTCAATCCTTTGACTACGAAGATTATGAATTGGATGCCATTGAATACAGCTTCAAAAGCGACAAGGAAAAATACGCTGCCGAAGATTCGATTGAACTACATTTGTCTGCCACATACAAAACGGGTTTGTATGTGCCTGATGCGTTTGTGAAATTGACCGCAAGAACAAGGGTACTCGATTATACGGATAAGGTTGACAATTTTCAGGCGGATGAAGTCTTGGTGAAAGATACGATTTGGACACACTCACAAGTCCTCAATGCAAGTGATACGACCTTGATTTACTTCCCTTTATCTGCTCTCCCAAATGCCAATGCCAAAATATGGGTGGATGCTGAGTTTACAGACAGCAGTGGAGAACTGCAAGGTCAATCACTTAGTTTTGAAGTGACACAAAAAAATGTTGAAGCAGGTTGTTTGCAATTGCGATTAGAAGGAGCGTATGTCATTGCAGAATGTATCGAAAATGGAACATCTGTTCCCAAAAAAGTAAGTTTTGACATCATGGGAATGGATAGTGAAATTTACGGTCAACGTGTAGTAGAACTTCCTTACAGTGAACGGGTTAATGGTGGCGTTTCTACCTATTGGATACTAAGCATAGATGGTGATGAAAGCACCTCTTTGGATATGGAGAAATTGCAGCCCAATATTGAAGCAGGCAATTACCAACAAAATGACTCTATTTATATTTACCTTCAAAACCCTCGACAAATACCTGTTTACTATTCCATTTACGAAGGGAAAAAACTGCTTCAACAAGGCGAAACCGAAGAAGAACGATTTGTATGGCAGCACATAAAAGGTGGTAAAGAAAATTATTTCATAGAATACAGTTATTTGTGGGCGGACGAACCGAACAAACAATTGCGGCAATTTGATTTCCCCAAAAACCGCTTGGACATTCGCATCGAACAGCCCAAAAACATTCAGCCAAGCGAAAAAGTCACCGTCAAAATCAGCGTGAAAGACCACCAAAAAAAGGCAGCCTCAAAGGTCAATTTGCTTGCAGGGGCTATCAATGGTCAATTTGAAACCTTTGACAATTTTTCGGGCCCTTATTTACGACAGAAAAAAGCGAAAGAACCCAAAGGTTTTCCTGTATTGGAATTGAATCTTCTGGATAGCGAAAAGGGTAAAAAGAACGTGGAGCGAATGTGGTACAAAAAACTGCAATTGGAGCAAAAAACCTACTACCAACTGCGCTATCCCGACAAAGGAGTTTTCATGCAAATGGATAGCATTGAAGAAATTAGCCCACAAGATACTTTTTACAGAAGCATCGCCCAATTTGCTCCACATTTGGTAAAAGATGGCAAAGAACAACCGATTTACCTAATTTTTTGCAACAGGCAATTGGTGCATTATTATGAGGTCAATAGCAATGCCCCCTATAGTTTTGTGGGGCAAAATGGCTACAACCAAATAGAAATTCGAGGCAGGGATTTTTCTTATACCATTGACAGCGTGTTGTTGAAGAATGGGCATAAACTGACCTTTTCGATAGACGAAAATCACTACCTTCAATCGGAACAAGCCAGACACATTCACCGTCAAGCTGCAAAACCAGAATTGAGCAAGCAAGAACTCAATTTATTGAAGCAACAAATCTTCTTTTTGCGAACACCCTATGAAAAACTCGGTGATTATTATGTACTTCAAGATGCCCATACGATTCACCCAATTGAAGCAAAACGAAGCGGCACTTGGCAAATCGGGCCCTTTTTCCCCCGCAACAATTTGACCCTTATTCGCAAAAATCACTACCACAATACCTTTTTGTTTGAAGAAGGATTTGAATACGAAATTGAAGCACAACGAGAGCGTTTGTACGAAAACAAACACTTTGACAAGCCTTTTCCCTTACCCTATTCGCTTCCCCAGAAACCCATTGGACAAGTCCTTTTTCACCCCAAAAATATCGTAACCCAAGACACGCTTCTAAAAATATCATTTGACACAAAAGCGTACCGAACCAATAGAAAGAATGGGCTTTACAAATTAGAATACATTACCCAAAAAAACCTAAAAGACGATTTGTTCGCCATTGTTTTGATGGCAAACGACAGCACCTATGGCGTTTATGAACCCAATACCCGACAATGGAACAACCTTCCTCCTCATGATTACCAATTGTTGTTGGTCAAAAACAGTGGTGCTTACTTCCAAAAAAGCTTCAAAATCGAAGCCAATGCGCTTACTTTTCAACGAATAGATACGACTGCAAATTTTGTGGTAGATAGTGCTTATCAGTTCTTGAATGGATTGACGCAAAAGCGGTTTCAGCCTATTTCTAAAAAGAAAATTCCAGAACAGAAAGTAAAAAAATACTTTGGCAATATCAAAAGTAATGGTGTTTCGGGTGTTGAAGGACAGATTACGGATAAAGAAACGGGTGAGCCTTTGATTGGAGTGAATGTAGTAGTGAAAGGAACAACTACAGGAACTGTGACAGACATAGATGGTTTTTATCGTTTAGACTTGATTGCAGATGATTATACCCTTGAAGTGTCTTATATTGGTTATGAAACAACTACAATGAATACAATGGTAACGACTTATGGTCATCAAGAGTTCAATCTTGAATTGGAAGAAAGTAAGCTTTCTTTGGATGAAGTTGTGATTGTAGGATATAGCACATTCAAACGAGGCAGAGGGGATTATATGGGAATCATAGGAAACTTGAAGAGAGAAGATCAGACTGTTACATCCAAAATGATAGTAAGTATGCCAACACTAAATGTGAGTTCAATTGCAGGTATGGCAGCAGGAGTTTACCAAGGTAATGATAAGTACGATGTGCTTACAATAACAGGCGCACGTGATTCAGCAACGGAATATTACATAGATGGCATTAAAGTTAGAGGGCTGGATTCATTACCAAATTCAGCCCTCTCAGATTCAAAAGTACAACTCCGCTCCAACTTCTCAGACTACGCCTATTGGCAGCCCAACCTGCTTACCGACCAAAACGGAGAAGCCTATTTCACCGTCACCTTTCCCGACAATTCGACGCAATGGCGCACCTTCGTTTTGGGAATGAACGACAAAGAGCAAGGAGGTTTTGCTTCTACAAAAACCAATGCCTTCAAAAAAATCATGGGACAACTTTCCGTTCCCCGTTTTTTGATTGAAGGAGATGAAACCGCTATTTTGGGTAAATCCTTGAACTATACAGAAGACTCCATACACATCGAAACCCAATTTAAAATGAACGAAGAAGTGCTGCAAAGCAATTCTGCTAACATCAAAGAAGCACTCATAGAAAAAACCAACATTACCGCCCCTTCAAACCGTGATAGCCTGATTATGACTTATTTATTGACCACACAAGATGGATATGGCGATGGTGAAAAGCGGCAAATTCCTATTCTGAAAAAAGGCGTAGAAGAAACAACAGGTGATTTTTATGTCTTGGAAAACGATACGCCCCTTCAGCTTTCCTTCAATGGAAACTTGGGCGAAGTCCATCTCTATGCCCAAAACAGCATCTTCGATTTGCTGCAAAAAGACTTGGATTACCTTCAAAACTACCCCTTTGGCTGTAATGAACAAAACGCCAGTCGTTTGATGGCGTTTTTGCTCGAAAAAGAAATCAAAGCACAATTGGAGGAGCCTTTTCGACACGAACAAGAAATCCGCAAAACCATCAAAAAACTCGAAAAAGCACAAAACAACAACGGTTCTTGGGGATGGTGGCAAAACGGTAAAACCAATCCGTGGATGAGCCTCTATGTGACCAAAGCACTGCAAAAGGCAAAAGACATGGGCTATATTATTCCTGCAATAAATACTGCATTGAAGCACATTACCAACAGTTTGCCCCAAAATCTATCTGCTTCAATATCTACATCAAGGAACTTAAACCCTCCTCTTTTGATGAAGATGAAGATGAATTCCAACCGACAGTTGTTGAACACCTTAGCATTTTTGAGTGAAATCGGGCAAAATGCCGACTATGAAAAATACTTGAAGTCAATAGAGTCAAATCTATCAGAACCCACACTTTACGACCAACTGCAAATCTTGAAAATTCGCCAGATTTGGGACTTGCCCCACGACCTGCAATTGTTGGACAGCCTCCGACAAGAAAGCACTTTCGGGAATTTTTATTGGGGTAAAAACGGGTATGGATGGTATGACAATGCGATTCAAAACACACTTTTGGCCTTTAATATTTACCAGAGAGCCAATCGAACAGAAGATTGTCAAAAAATCATTGGCTACCTTTTGGAGCGAAGAGGGCGCAATTGTTGGCGCAATACCTTTGAAACTGCCCAAATTTTGCAGGCGATTCTGCCGACTTTATTGAAGGAAAGTGGAGGAAAATTGGAGGAAAACCAATTGGTTTTATCGGGTGCTTTTGACCAAACGATTACCGAATTTCCTTTTGAAGCCAAAGTATTGATAAACAAATCTTTGACTGTTCACAAAACAGGCAGCACGCCCCTTTATTTCACCACCAATCAATCCTTTTGGAATCCAAAACCGAAAGCAAAATCTGATGTTTTTGCAGTTCAGACTTCTTGGCAAAATGCTCAAAGTGAGTCTCTTCAATCATTGAAGGCTGCGGAGAAAGCAACATTGAAGGTGGATATTGAAGTGAAAGAATCGGCAGAATATGTAATGATTGAAGTGCCGATTCCCGCAGGTTGTTCTTATGGAAACAAGGGTAAAAATTCTAACCCTTATGAAGTCCATCGAGAATATTTCAAGGAGAAAGTGGCGATTTTTTGTGAGAACTTGCCAGTAGGCAAGCATAGTTTTGAAGTACCTTTGGAAGCAAGATATACGGGAGATTATACAGTGAATCCTGCAAAAGTGGAACAAATGTATTTTCCTGTTTTTTATGGGCGGAATGAATTGCAGCGAATTGAGATAGATTAA